From a single Canis lupus baileyi chromosome 14, mCanLup2.hap1, whole genome shotgun sequence genomic region:
- the RECQL4 gene encoding ATP-dependent DNA helicase Q4 has product MERLRDVRGRLQAWERAFRRQRGRRPGQEDVLAAPEETRALYREYRALRRALGRTGGAGPRSPKQPRPTAEEMQEPSCWGPHLSRAATRRPHAAGSAPGSAGAAADYGARLKANLRATRQAGPALGGIPRPPRRLSSEMPFPGPPDAGAAPVSAEVSEELLQLPGPQPRPGRLQQLQASLSLRLSSLDPGWLERCHSAASDCLRASAACQPSLGVEESQPLTSGVPSVLGASPGPEGRALQRAAVGAGSPEAGNSQGKKRRQTKETGGGPAQAQQDSGQAGPPPEEAGAVGPAEDCPGEPLRVQPASGPTATSSAVRDQGNYVRLNLKQKRYVRGPARRGRLLRKQMWKQKWRKKGEHFGGSQARATADDSCFRCGQLGHWSSQCPQPSEVSIPEPTWGPQTSSEKEEEVQPQLTPEEGPRRTGTTSCRLPVSEEDTEPAGPERLVTTERPVLQAPCPPPTVPPLYPPGPSGQVAETPAEVFQALEQLGHRAFRPRQEQVVMRVLSGMSTLLVLPTGAGKSLCYQLPALLYARRSPCLTLVISPLLSLMDDQVSSLPPCLKGVCIHSGMSQKQRESALQKVHAAQVQLLVLSPETLVGAGAGMPGHLPQLPPVAFACIDEAHCISQWSHNFRPCYLRVCKVLREHMGVRCFLGLTATATRSTARDVARHLGVAEELVLRGPATVPSNLHLSVSRDRDPDQALVTLLQSDRFRALSSVIVYCHRRGDTERVAALLRTCLREAWDLRPGGQSEAVAEAYHAGMCPRERQRVQQAFMEGRLRVVVATVAFGMGLDRPDVRAVLHLGLPASFESYVQAVGRAGRDGQPAHCHLFLQPQSQDLQELRRHVHADATDFLTMKKLVQRAFPPCTCTHAPRPSEQEGARSQEQPVAPSPTEAEQPNSKGTARCPGHTRALPMQALVEALDMPEEAIETLLCYLELHPQRWLQLLPPTYAQCRLHCPGGPTQLQALARRCPLLAVCLAQQPADTTDGGSSSVEFDVFNLADSLGWKLGRVRQALRQLQWDPKPRTGAHGGTGVQVEFGELAFCVHSPGDLTAHERDQICDFLYGHIQAREQEALARLRRTFQAFLSVAFPSCGPCLEQPDEERSTRLKALLSGYFEEEEEEGPGGSEDEQGLEPGQEKIQDWEDQVRQDVHRLLSSWPDQQFSGRAVARIFHGIGSPRYPAQVYGRDRRFWRRFLHLSFQALMRIATEEILRCGP; this is encoded by the exons ATGGAGCGGTTGCGGGACGTGCGCGGGCGGCTGCAGGCCTGGGAGCGCGCGTTCCGGCGgcagcgcgggcggcggccgGGCCAG GAGGACGTGCTGGCGGCGCCGGAGGAGACCCGCG CGCTCTACCGGGAGTACCGCGCGCTGAGGAGGGCCCTGGGCCGGACCGGCGGCGCGGGACCCCGCAGCCCCAAGCAGCCGCGGCCGACGGCGGAGGAG ATGCAGGAGCCCAGCTGCTGGGGGCCGCACCTGAGTCGGGCAGCGACGCGGAGGCCTCACGCCGCCGGCTCTGCGCCAGGCTCTGCGGGGGCCGCGGCCGACTACGGGGCGAGGCTTAAGGCCAACCTGAGAGCCACGCGCCAG GCCGGGCCAGCCCTGGGCGGTATACCCCGGCCTCCACGGAGACTCTCGTCCGAGATGCCCTTCCCGGGACCACCAGATGCAGGGGCTGCCCCCGTCTCTGCAGAAGTCAGCGAGGAGCTGCTCCAGCTTCCTGGGCCCCAGCCGAGACCAGGCCGCCTTCAGCAGCTGCAGGCATCCCTGAGCCTACGGCTGAGCTCCCTAGACCCAGGCTGGCTAGAGCGCTGTCACAGTGCAGCTTCAGATTGCTTGCGGGCTTCCGCGGCCTGCCAGCCCAGCCTGGGTGTAGAGGAGTCACAGCCTCTGACTTCGGGGGTCCCGTCGGTCCTTGGAGCCAGCCCTGGCCCCGAGGGTCGAGCCCTGCAGAGAGCTGCAGTTGGTGCAGGGAGCCCCGAAGCTGGCAACAGTCAAGGCAAGAAGCGAAGACAGACTAAGGAAACAGGAGGGGGTCCTGCACAGGCACAGCAGGATAGCGGCCAAGCGGGACCCCCGCCTGAGGAAGCCGGGGCTGTGGGACCTGCAGAAGACTGTCCGGGAGAACCCCTGAGGGTACAGCCTGCCAGTGGTCCCACAGCCACAAG CTCAGCTGTGCGGGACCAAGGTAATTACGTTCGGCTCAACCTGAAGCAGAAACGCTACGTGCGAGGCCCAGCACGACGCGGCAGGCTCCTCCGCAAGCAG ATGTGGAAGCAGAAGTGGCGGAAGAAGGGGGAGCATTTTGGAGGCAGCCAAGCCCGAGCCACAGCCGACGATTCTTGCTTCCGATGTGGGCAGCTCGGCCACTGGTCATCCCAGTGCCCCCAGCCAAGTGAAGTCTCCATTCCAG AGCCTACCTGGGGCCCCCAGACGAGCAGcgagaaggaagaggaggtgcAGCCCCAGCTCACCCCAGAGGAGGGCCCCCGGAGGACGGGCACCACCAGCTGCCGGCTCCCTG TGAGTGAGGAAGACACGGAGCCCGCTGGGCCTGAGCGGTTGGTGACCACGGAGCGGCCGGTGCTGcaggccccctgcccaccccccactgtGCCACCACTCTACCCACCAGGGCCCTcggggcaggtggcag AGACCCCAGCTGAGGTGTTCCAGGCCCTAGAGCAGCTGGGGCACCGGGCCTTCCGCCCCAGGCAGGAACAGGTGGTCATGCGCGTCCTCTCTG GCATGTCCACGCTGTTGGTGCTGCCCACTGGTGCTGGCAAGTCTCTGTGCTACCAGCTTCCCGCGCTGCTCTACGCCCGGCGGAGCCCTTGCCTCACGCTGGTCATCTCTCCCCTCCTGTCGCTCATGGACGACCAG GTGTCCAGCTTACCCCCGTGCCTGAAGGGGGTCTGCATCCACTCGGGCATGAGCCAGAAGCAGCGCGAGTCGGCCCTGCAGAAG GTTCACGCGGCCCAGGTGCAGCTGCTGGTGCTGTCACCCGAGAcgctggtgggggctggggcggggatGCCTGGCCACCTCCCTCAGCTGCCTCCGGTCGCCTTCGCCTGCATCGATGAGGCCCATTGCATTTCCCAGTGGTCCCACAACTTCCGGCCCTGCTACCTGCGTGTCTGCAAG GTGCTGCGGGAACACATGGGCGTGCGCTGCTTCCTGGGTCTCACAGCCACGGCCACACGCAGCACCGCAAGAGATGTGGCCCGGCATCTAGGTGTGGCCGAGGAGCTGGTCCTCAGGGGGCCAGCCACCGTCCCCAGCAACCTGCACCTCTCTGTGTCCAGGGACAGGGACCCAGACCAG GCTTTGGTGACGCTGCTGCAGAGTGATCGCTTTCGCGCTCTGAGCTCAGTCATCGTCTACTGCCACAGACGCGGGGACACAGAGCGAGTTGCTGCGTTGCTCCGCACCTGCCTGCGTGAGGCCTGGGACCTCAGGCCTGGAG GCCAGTCCGAGGCTGTCGCCGAGGCCTACCACGCCGGCATGTGTCCGCGGGAGCGGCAGCGCGTGCAACAGGCCTTCATGGAGGGCCGGCTGCGGGTGGTGGTGGCCACGGTGGCTTTCGGGATGGGGCTGGACCGGCCAGACGTGCGGGCTGTGTTGCACCTGGGGCTGCCTGCCAGCTTCGAGAGCTACGTGCAGGCTGTGGGCCGGGCCGGACGTGACGGCCAGCCTGCACACTGCCACCTCTTCCTGCAGCCCCAG AGCCAGGACCTGCAGGAGTTGCGCAGACACGTGCACGCTGATGCCACGGACTTTCTCACTATGAAGAAGCTGGTCCAGCGCGCATTCCCGCCCTGCACCTGCACCCATGCCCCACGGCCTTCGGAGCAGGAGGGAGCCAGGAGTCAAGAGCAGCCTGTGGCCCCATCCCCGACGGAGGCCGAGCAACCCAACAGCAAAGGCACAGCCCGGTGCCCAGGCCACACGCGGGCACTGCCCATGCAGGCACTGGTGGAAGCCCTGGACATGCCTGAGGAGG CCATCGAGACCCTGCTGTGCTACCTGGAGCTACACCCGCAGCGCTGGCTGCAGCTGCTGCCACCCACCTATGCCCAGTGCCGCCTGCACTGCCCTGGGGGCCCCACCCAGCTCCAGGCCCTGGCCCGCAG gtgccccctgctgGCTGTGTGTCTGGCCCAGCAGCCAGCGGATACCACAGATGGGGGAAGCTCTTCTGTAGAGTTTGACGTCTTTAACCTGGCTGACTCGCTGGGCTGGAAGCTGGGCCGCGTGCGGCAGGCTCTCCGTCAGCTGCAGTGGGACCCGAAGCCCAGGACAG GTGCACATGGGGGCACGGGGGTGCAGGTGGAGTTCGGGGAGCTCGCCTTCTGTGTGCACAGTCCTGGGGACCTGACTGCCCATGAGAGGGACCAGATCTGTGACTTCCTGTATGGACACATACAGGCCCGAGAGCAGGAGGCCCTGGCCCGCCTGCGCCGCACCTTCCAGGCCTTTCTCAG CGTGGCCTTCCCCAGCTGCGGGCCCTGCTTGGAGCAGCCTGATGAGGAACGCAGCACCAGGCTCAAGGCTTTACTCAGCGGCTACttcgaggaggaggaggaggagggtccAGGGGGCTCGGAAGATGAGCAGGGCCTGGAGCCCGGACAGGAGAAG ATCCAGGACTGGGAGGACCAGGTTCGCCAGGACGTCCACCGCCTGCTGTCCTCATGGCCAGACCAGCAGTTCTCAGGCAGGGCCGTGGCCCGTATCTTCCACGGCATCG GAAGCCCCCGCTACCCGGCACAGGTGTACGGGCGGGACCGGCGCTTCTGGAGGAGATTCCTGCACCTCAGCTTCCAGGCCCTGATGCGCATAGCCACAGAGGAGATCCTGCGGTGCGGCCCCTGA